One Deinococcus sp. LM3 genomic region harbors:
- a CDS encoding ABC transporter permease, giving the protein MRNALLIAELSLREAVRKRLVSVLLLLTALFLGFYLYGIVRLEGTLDERSLEAGLDGRSLNGASNLPVIYSAMFGMYLVYFLGSLMAVLSTVGAVSGDIENGVMQSVIARPISRAQLVLGRWLGFGAVNLGYVALLSAGLLGGVYAITGYLPPAPLAATGLILLSTLLLTGLTVLGSTLFTTLANGIGVFVLYGVGFTGGILGSIGTFADTPTLTTLGRTANALMPTNALWLGASYHLQPAVALQISEASRGANPFFADAPIAAGLVVWAVALTILAVLAAMQRFSRRDL; this is encoded by the coding sequence GTGCGTAACGCCCTGCTGATCGCGGAACTCTCGCTGCGCGAGGCGGTGCGCAAACGCCTCGTGAGCGTGCTGCTGCTGCTGACCGCGCTGTTCCTGGGCTTCTACCTGTACGGCATCGTACGGCTGGAAGGCACCCTGGACGAGCGGTCCCTGGAGGCCGGACTGGACGGCCGCAGCCTGAACGGCGCGTCGAACCTGCCCGTCATCTACTCGGCCATGTTCGGCATGTACCTCGTGTACTTCCTGGGGTCCCTGATGGCGGTGCTGTCCACGGTGGGCGCCGTCAGCGGCGACATCGAGAACGGCGTCATGCAGAGTGTCATCGCGCGGCCCATCAGCCGCGCGCAACTGGTGCTGGGCCGCTGGCTGGGCTTCGGCGCCGTGAACCTCGGGTACGTGGCCCTGCTGAGCGCCGGCCTGCTCGGCGGCGTGTACGCCATCACCGGCTACCTGCCGCCCGCCCCGCTCGCCGCGACCGGCCTGATCCTGCTGTCCACGCTGCTGCTGACCGGCCTGACCGTGCTAGGCAGCACGCTGTTCACCACGCTCGCCAACGGCATCGGCGTGTTCGTGCTGTACGGCGTGGGCTTCACGGGCGGCATCCTGGGGTCCATCGGCACCTTCGCCGACACGCCCACCCTGACCACCCTGGGCCGCACCGCGAACGCCCTGATGCCCACCAACGCCCTGTGGCTGGGCGCCAGTTACCACCTGCAACCCGCCGTGGCCCTCCAGATCAGCGAGGCCTCACGCGGCGCGAACCCCTTCTTCGCGGACGCCCCCATCGCCGCCGGTCTGGTCGTCTGGGCCGTCGCCCTGACCATCCTGGCCGTCCTGGCCGCCATGCAGCGCTTCAGCCGCCGCGACCTGTAA